A region of Streptomyces sp. NBC_01750 DNA encodes the following proteins:
- a CDS encoding DUF1707 SHOCT-like domain-containing protein, producing MDLEKHPQKPVAPAEPNDAIRASDADRDRIADILRDALAEGRLDAEEHSERIDAVYRAKTVGELEPLVRDLPVVRNGSRSDTMSYGYGPEEPVGPAENLIAVFSSSTRKGRWRVGRRTNAFSLFGSVEIDLTEALFEQRLTVINATSIFGSVEVRVPENISLRGSGTGFFGNFEVRTLEAADPEAPVVVVNGYAVFGNVEAKPKRGRLIADLHDRLRKHLG from the coding sequence GTGGACCTCGAAAAGCACCCCCAGAAGCCGGTCGCCCCGGCGGAGCCCAACGACGCCATCCGCGCTTCCGATGCCGACCGCGACCGGATCGCCGACATCCTCAGGGACGCCCTGGCCGAGGGCCGCCTGGACGCCGAGGAGCACTCCGAGCGGATCGACGCCGTCTACCGCGCCAAGACCGTCGGTGAACTGGAGCCACTGGTCCGGGACTTGCCCGTGGTTCGCAACGGCAGCCGTAGCGACACCATGTCGTACGGGTACGGGCCCGAGGAGCCCGTCGGCCCCGCCGAGAATCTCATCGCCGTCTTCTCCAGCTCCACCCGCAAGGGCCGCTGGCGCGTCGGACGACGCACCAATGCCTTCTCGCTCTTCGGCAGTGTCGAGATCGACCTCACCGAGGCGCTCTTCGAGCAGCGGCTGACCGTCATCAACGCCACCTCCATCTTCGGCAGTGTCGAAGTGCGGGTCCCGGAGAACATCTCACTGCGCGGCAGCGGCACCGGGTTCTTCGGCAACTTCGAGGTCCGCACCCTGGAGGCCGCGGATCCCGAGGCCCCGGTGGTCGTCGTGAACGGGTACGCGGTTTTCGGCAATGTCGAGGCCAAGCCCAAACGGGGCCGGCTCATCGCCGATCTCCATGACCGCCTGCGCAAACACCTCGGCTGA
- a CDS encoding ricin-type beta-trefoil lectin domain protein, with protein sequence MRRTRHRLRRTVATATALAAALGAMAATATTARAARPDAIRTAASVPLPPELESIRAAEAVKLYGSPAERPLADRRTGLISLGDSEISGEGVGTYEPGTNGPDNWCHRSPDAAIHRTGIAADVTYNVACSGADTGNIRIGGSKQHTDELLQSDNLAIKARNTRIKMVLLVAGANDDLHFGPVMTDCVTRYVLFQGPCEPKHAAGWQGRVDGLVPKVEQTVRDLRTVMSDAGYADADYKLVVMGYPSPIGPDFRDNPGFPGKLICGGMGYDSDTVWGRNTAVPAFERGMRRVAQSTGAVYLDNSRLFHGHEVCMEDTWARGLYIDLSNPFPPDSNSVRQSFHPNVRGHAAFASCLTQLYNSGLREASCADVASSGKPQLYAGAWDEAYRPLKNEATGSCVDVKAAVSRNGTEVLGWDCHGGRNQGWWYDSARRSLHTELTQDRCLDVPGGRYAAGAALILWNCSGAANQQFVRDAGTVRPAAATGLCVTLASAKDAVRLQACSGAANQRFA encoded by the coding sequence ATGAGGCGCACCAGGCACAGACTTCGCCGTACGGTCGCGACCGCCACCGCACTGGCGGCAGCACTTGGCGCAATGGCCGCCACGGCCACCACTGCCCGGGCCGCTCGGCCCGACGCGATCCGTACCGCAGCATCCGTACCGCTCCCGCCCGAACTGGAGTCCATCCGCGCGGCCGAGGCCGTCAAGCTCTACGGCAGCCCCGCCGAACGCCCGCTCGCCGACCGCAGGACCGGCCTGATCTCGCTCGGTGACAGCGAGATCTCCGGTGAGGGCGTCGGCACCTACGAACCAGGAACGAACGGCCCCGACAACTGGTGCCACCGCTCGCCCGATGCCGCCATCCACCGCACGGGCATCGCCGCGGACGTCACGTACAACGTCGCCTGCTCCGGCGCGGACACCGGGAACATCCGGATCGGTGGCTCGAAGCAGCACACCGACGAACTTCTCCAGAGCGACAATCTCGCCATCAAGGCACGCAACACCCGGATCAAGATGGTGCTGTTGGTGGCCGGCGCCAATGACGATCTGCACTTCGGCCCGGTGATGACCGACTGTGTCACGCGCTATGTGCTGTTCCAGGGGCCGTGCGAGCCGAAGCACGCGGCGGGCTGGCAGGGCCGCGTCGACGGTCTGGTCCCCAAGGTCGAGCAGACCGTACGGGACCTGCGCACCGTGATGAGCGACGCCGGATACGCCGACGCCGACTACAAGCTGGTCGTGATGGGCTACCCGAGCCCCATCGGCCCGGACTTCCGCGACAATCCGGGCTTCCCCGGCAAGCTGATCTGCGGCGGTATGGGCTACGACTCCGACACCGTCTGGGGCCGGAACACCGCAGTCCCCGCCTTCGAGCGCGGTATGCGCAGGGTCGCGCAGTCCACAGGGGCGGTCTATCTCGACAATTCCCGGCTATTCCACGGCCATGAGGTCTGTATGGAGGACACCTGGGCGCGCGGGCTGTACATCGATCTCTCCAACCCCTTCCCGCCGGACTCCAATTCGGTCCGTCAGTCCTTCCACCCCAATGTGCGCGGCCATGCGGCCTTCGCCTCCTGCCTCACCCAGCTGTACAACTCCGGCTTGCGGGAGGCCAGTTGCGCGGATGTGGCCTCCAGTGGGAAGCCTCAGCTGTACGCGGGCGCCTGGGACGAGGCGTACCGGCCGCTGAAGAACGAGGCGACGGGCTCGTGCGTGGACGTCAAAGCCGCTGTCAGCCGCAATGGCACAGAGGTCCTGGGCTGGGACTGTCACGGCGGCCGTAACCAGGGGTGGTGGTACGACTCGGCGCGCAGGTCGCTGCACACGGAGCTGACGCAGGACCGCTGCCTCGACGTGCCGGGCGGGAGGTATGCGGCGGGCGCGGCGCTGATCCTCTGGAACTGCTCGGGTGCGGCGAACCAGCAGTTCGTGCGTGATGCTGGCACGGTGCGGCCGGCGGCGGCGACGGGGCTCTGCGTGACACTGGCGTCGGCGAAGGACGCGGTGCGGCTCCAGGCGTGCAGCGGCGCGGCGAATCAGCGTTTCGCGTAG
- a CDS encoding malonic semialdehyde reductase: MTLALDSAAQDLLFREARTANTFTDEPVTEEQVQAIYDLVKFGPTAFNQSPLRVVLVRSDEARERLVEHMAEGNRPKTAAAPLVAILAADNEFHEELPALFPHFPQAKDMFFTERPVREQAAAFNAALQAAYFIVGVRAAGLAAGPMTGFDFAGVQKEFLDGDHTPLMIVNIGKPGDDASFPRSPRLSYDEVVTTV, from the coding sequence ATGACCCTCGCCCTTGACTCCGCCGCCCAGGACCTCCTCTTCCGCGAGGCCCGTACCGCCAACACGTTCACCGACGAGCCGGTGACCGAGGAGCAGGTGCAGGCGATCTACGACCTGGTCAAGTTCGGCCCGACCGCCTTCAACCAGAGCCCGCTGCGCGTCGTCCTGGTCCGCTCCGACGAGGCCCGTGAGCGCCTGGTCGAGCACATGGCCGAGGGCAACCGGCCGAAGACCGCCGCCGCCCCGCTGGTCGCGATCCTCGCCGCCGACAACGAGTTCCACGAGGAGCTCCCGGCCCTCTTCCCGCACTTCCCGCAGGCCAAGGACATGTTCTTCACCGAGCGCCCGGTCCGTGAGCAGGCCGCCGCCTTCAACGCCGCCCTGCAGGCCGCCTACTTCATCGTCGGCGTCCGCGCCGCCGGCCTGGCGGCGGGCCCGATGACCGGCTTCGACTTCGCCGGCGTCCAGAAGGAGTTCCTGGACGGCGACCACACCCCGCTGATGATCGTCAACATCGGCAAGCCCGGCGACGACGCCTCGTTCCCGCGCTCGCCGCGGCTGTCCTACGACGAGGTCGTCACCACCGTCTGA
- the glpX gene encoding class II fructose-bisphosphatase, producing MTEHHLPSPLEVSPEAPDRNLALELVRVTEAAAMAAGRWVGRGDKIGADGAAVKAMRTLVSTVSMNGVVVIGEGEKDEAPMLFNGERVGDGTGAEVDIAVDPIDGTTLNAKGMPNAIAVLAAADRGTMFDPSAVFYMDKLVTGPEAADFVDINAPVSVNIRRVAKAKHSSPEDVTVVILDRPRHEGIVKEIRETGARIKFISDGDVAGSVMAVREGTGVDMLMGIGGTPEGIISACAIKCLGGTIQGKLWPKDDAERQRALDAGHDLDRVLHTNDLVSGDNVFFVATGITDGELLRGVRYRAETATTQSLVMRSKSGTIRQIDSTHRLSKLRAYSAIDFDRAK from the coding sequence ATGACCGAGCATCATCTGCCGTCCCCGCTCGAGGTCTCTCCCGAAGCTCCCGACCGCAACCTGGCCCTGGAGCTCGTCCGGGTCACCGAAGCCGCCGCCATGGCCGCGGGCCGGTGGGTCGGCCGCGGCGACAAGATCGGCGCGGACGGAGCGGCCGTCAAGGCCATGCGGACCCTTGTCTCCACCGTCTCGATGAACGGCGTCGTCGTCATCGGCGAGGGCGAGAAGGACGAAGCCCCGATGCTGTTCAACGGCGAGCGGGTCGGCGACGGAACCGGCGCCGAGGTCGACATCGCCGTGGACCCGATCGACGGCACCACGCTCAACGCCAAGGGCATGCCGAACGCCATCGCCGTGCTCGCCGCCGCCGACCGCGGCACCATGTTCGACCCGTCCGCGGTCTTCTACATGGACAAGCTGGTCACCGGCCCCGAGGCCGCGGACTTCGTGGACATCAACGCCCCTGTCTCGGTCAACATCCGCCGGGTCGCCAAGGCCAAGCACTCCTCGCCCGAGGACGTCACGGTCGTCATCCTGGACCGCCCGCGCCACGAGGGCATCGTCAAGGAGATCCGCGAGACCGGCGCACGGATCAAGTTCATCTCGGACGGCGATGTCGCGGGCTCGGTCATGGCCGTACGCGAAGGCACCGGCGTCGACATGCTCATGGGCATCGGCGGCACGCCCGAGGGCATCATCTCCGCCTGCGCGATCAAGTGCCTCGGCGGCACGATCCAGGGCAAGCTCTGGCCGAAGGACGACGCCGAGCGGCAGCGCGCGCTCGACGCAGGGCACGACCTGGACCGGGTGCTGCACACGAACGACCTGGTCAGCGGCGACAACGTGTTCTTCGTCGCCACCGGCATCACGGACGGCGAACTGCTGCGTGGAGTGCGCTACCGCGCGGAGACCGCGACCACCCAGTCGCTGGTGATGCGTTCCAAGTCCGGCACGATCCGCCAGATCGACTCGACCCACCGGCTGTCGAAGCTGCGCGCGTACAGCGCCATCGACTTCGACCGCGCCAAGTAG
- a CDS encoding DUF4245 domain-containing protein, whose translation MRGRQTVRDMVLSMAVIGAVVAVIYMFIPHDDKADPVKAVDYRVELLTARRAAPYPVAAPEGLAKEWKPTSVSYERAGADAWHLGFLDPDGEYIAVEQSTAPAGKYIAKVSQQARETGKTQQVGGVAWRLWEGPKYDALVREDKGSTTVITGTASPERLAELAAALETKKS comes from the coding sequence ATGCGAGGCAGACAGACGGTGCGGGACATGGTGCTGTCGATGGCGGTGATCGGCGCCGTCGTCGCAGTGATCTACATGTTCATTCCGCACGACGACAAGGCGGACCCGGTCAAGGCGGTCGACTACCGGGTGGAGCTGCTGACGGCACGGCGCGCGGCGCCGTACCCGGTGGCGGCACCGGAGGGTCTGGCGAAGGAGTGGAAGCCGACGTCGGTCTCGTACGAGCGCGCCGGAGCGGACGCCTGGCACCTCGGCTTCCTGGACCCGGACGGCGAGTACATCGCGGTCGAGCAGTCCACCGCGCCGGCCGGCAAGTACATCGCGAAGGTCAGCCAGCAGGCTCGGGAGACCGGGAAGACGCAGCAGGTGGGCGGCGTGGCCTGGCGGCTCTGGGAGGGTCCGAAGTACGACGCGCTGGTGCGCGAGGACAAGGGCTCGACAACGGTGATCACGGGCACGGCGTCACCGGAGCGGCTGGCGGAGCTGGCCGCCGCGCTGGAGACGAAGAAGTCCTGA
- a CDS encoding WhiB family transcriptional regulator, translated as MLQLPHQSLQVAAVPPQRIPAREDQAGPWHAEAVCRRDEAGLFFAPSKEPTAARLSREEAAKRVCARCPVMVECREHALLQPEPYGVWGGLTAAERRVVLARRRRREVELKKSAAA; from the coding sequence GTGCTGCAACTGCCGCATCAGTCCTTGCAGGTCGCCGCCGTTCCGCCCCAGCGAATTCCCGCTCGGGAAGATCAGGCCGGACCCTGGCACGCGGAGGCGGTGTGCCGCCGGGACGAGGCCGGACTGTTCTTCGCCCCGTCCAAGGAACCGACGGCCGCGCGGCTGTCGCGCGAGGAGGCCGCGAAGCGGGTCTGCGCCCGCTGTCCTGTGATGGTCGAATGCCGGGAGCACGCGCTGCTCCAGCCCGAGCCGTACGGCGTGTGGGGCGGGCTGACCGCGGCCGAGCGCCGCGTGGTGCTGGCCCGGCGCAGGCGGCGCGAGGTGGAGCTCAAGAAGTCGGCGGCTGCCTGA
- a CDS encoding fumarate hydratase: MAVMPEFQYSDLLPLGEDTTPYRLVTSEGVSTFEADGRTFLKVEPEALRTLAAEAMHDISHYLRPAHLAQLRRIVDDPEASSNDKFVALDLLKNANIAAAGVLPMCQDTGTAIVMGKRGQNVLTQGGDEEALSHGIYDAYTKLNLRYSQMAPLTMWEEKNTGSNLPAQIELYATDGGAYKFLFMAKGGGSANKSFLYQETKAVLNEASMMKFLEEKIRSLGTAACPPYHLAIVVGGTSAEFALKTAKYASAHYLDELPAEGSPTGHGFRDKELEEKVFELTQKIGIGAQFGGKYFCHDVRVVRLPRHGASLPVAIAVSCSADRQATAKITAGGVFLEQLETDPARFLPDTTDEHLDEAGDVVKIDLNRPMDDVLAELTKYPVKTRLSLTGPLVVARDIAHAKIKERLDAGEEMPQYLKDHPVYYAGPAKTPEGYASGSFGPTTAGRMDSYVEQFQAAGGSRVMLAKGNRSKQVTDACGAHGGFYLGSIGGPAARLAQDCIKKVEVVEYEELGMEAVWRIEVEDFPAFIVVDDKGNDFFTEPVPAPTFTSIPVRGPGLA, from the coding sequence ATGGCCGTAATGCCAGAGTTTCAGTACTCCGATCTGCTCCCGCTGGGAGAGGACACCACGCCGTACCGGCTGGTGACCTCCGAGGGTGTCTCCACCTTCGAGGCCGACGGGCGTACGTTCCTCAAGGTCGAGCCGGAGGCGCTGCGGACCCTCGCCGCAGAGGCCATGCACGACATCTCGCACTACCTGCGGCCCGCGCACCTCGCGCAGCTGCGCCGTATCGTCGACGACCCGGAGGCCTCCTCCAACGACAAGTTCGTCGCGCTGGACCTGCTGAAGAACGCCAACATCGCGGCCGCCGGCGTACTCCCCATGTGCCAGGACACCGGCACGGCGATCGTCATGGGCAAGCGCGGCCAGAACGTCCTGACGCAGGGCGGCGACGAGGAAGCCCTCTCGCACGGCATCTACGACGCCTACACCAAACTCAACCTGCGCTACTCGCAGATGGCTCCGCTCACCATGTGGGAGGAGAAGAACACCGGCTCCAACCTCCCCGCCCAGATCGAGCTGTACGCGACGGACGGCGGCGCGTACAAGTTCCTCTTCATGGCGAAGGGCGGCGGCTCCGCCAACAAGTCCTTCCTCTACCAGGAGACCAAGGCGGTCCTGAACGAGGCCTCCATGATGAAGTTCCTGGAGGAGAAGATCCGCTCGCTCGGTACGGCCGCCTGCCCGCCGTACCACCTCGCCATCGTCGTCGGCGGCACGTCCGCCGAGTTCGCACTGAAGACCGCGAAGTACGCCTCCGCGCACTACCTCGACGAGCTGCCCGCCGAGGGCTCGCCCACCGGCCACGGCTTCCGGGACAAGGAGCTGGAGGAGAAGGTCTTCGAGCTCACCCAGAAGATCGGCATCGGCGCGCAGTTCGGCGGCAAGTACTTCTGCCACGACGTCCGTGTCGTCCGCCTGCCGCGCCACGGCGCCTCGCTCCCCGTGGCGATCGCCGTCTCCTGCTCGGCCGACCGCCAGGCCACCGCGAAGATCACCGCCGGGGGCGTGTTCCTGGAGCAGCTGGAAACGGACCCGGCGCGCTTCCTGCCGGACACCACCGACGAGCACCTCGACGAGGCCGGGGACGTCGTGAAGATCGACCTGAACCGGCCGATGGACGACGTACTCGCGGAGCTCACCAAGTACCCGGTAAAGACCCGGCTGTCCCTCACCGGCCCACTGGTCGTGGCGCGCGACATCGCGCACGCCAAGATCAAGGAGCGCCTGGACGCGGGCGAGGAGATGCCGCAGTACCTGAAGGACCACCCGGTCTACTACGCCGGTCCGGCCAAGACCCCCGAGGGCTATGCCTCCGGCTCGTTCGGCCCGACGACGGCCGGCCGCATGGACAGCTACGTCGAGCAGTTCCAGGCGGCGGGCGGCTCCAGGGTCATGCTCGCCAAGGGCAACCGGAGCAAGCAGGTCACCGACGCGTGCGGTGCGCACGGCGGCTTCTACCTGGGCTCGATCGGCGGCCCCGCGGCCCGGCTCGCCCAGGACTGCATCAAGAAGGTGGAGGTCGTCGAGTACGAGGAGCTCGGCATGGAGGCGGTGTGGCGGATCGAGGTGGAGGACTTCCCGGCGTTCATCGTGGTGGACGACAAGGGCAACGACTTCTTCACGGAGCCGGTGCCCGCGCCGACGTTCACGTCGATTCCGGTCCGGGGTCCGGGGCTGGCGTAA